From the genome of Setaria viridis chromosome 1, Setaria_viridis_v4.0, whole genome shotgun sequence:
TTCCAAGCTATTGTGCACCTCCACAATCTTCTCAGCACCACCTTCATATCCATCCACATCTATTTACAAAAAACAATATCATTCCACGTTAGTCAGATGCACCAGCAAATTCCTTCAGATATGCTGTTAATTGCCTCAAATTTTTTACCGCAAGTTCATTTGCAAGCCATATCTAATAAATAAGACCAAGTATGAACATTAGTGAAAGATTTCAAATAATCCCATATCTTTGTAACCACCACACACTCAAAGAAGAGGTGTTGCATGCTTTCATTTTCATCACAGAACTGGCATTTGGCTGGTTTAATCATGTTTTTATTAATGAGGTTGTCCACTATCATCAGCTTGTTATGTGATAGTAGCCACATGAACACTTGAATCTTAAGAGGCACCTCAATTTTCCACACAGAGGAAATGTAAATGGTTTAACACCTCTAAAGTTTATGATTGCATATAACGAAAGGACCGAGGTGTCGCCTAGAGGGAGTGAATAGGCGACTTGACCAATTTACAAAACTTCAACCCCCTCAGCAGTACTGCCCAGGCCaaaccgatcagaccggtcCAGGCAGGGTGGCACACCAAGTGTTGCTCGAGTCCCTCCTTGACTTCTAGCACCAACCAAACTTGGAGAGTGCCTTCTGTAGATGATTTCCAACAGGGCAAGGAAGTCCCTGCATACAAGATAAACACACCTAAGTAGATCGAAGTGGAAGCAaaagtaatttgctagaaaccAACAAGTGAAGCAAACCAAATGAAGACACGAGAATTTTTTTATCCGAAGTTCAAATTCACCGCAATGAATCCTACGTTTCTGTTGAGGAGCgtattggaatacgagtctttctcaactcccttccaacaagTCGGGtatctttcaaccactttctcatctccactagatgatcttttcacttgcggaggcaagatcgcAACCCTCACAAACTTGtcgctgctcaccacaccttgggagctagccggcAATGCCTAGCCATttaggaggcacacctccaagagtaacaaatactTCAAAGGTTTTCTCGACACGAACCACAAatgctcaagctatggattaCTCTTCTCAGCTCACTAATGCTCACACAAGATCTCTCTCTCAACCCAACTCAAAGATTTCTTaagaatcactcaagtctcacaaagagaggttgggAAGAGCTATTCTGGTTACTAGATGATGCCAAATGCGTGTGTAACCAGCAACCCACCAAGGAAGGGACCAAGGAGTATAAATACCCTCGCACACTAGAAACAAGTTGTTGGACCTATTCAAATTGGTTAGACCGGTTGTCAGATCGGTCTGGTTTGAAAAACTAGTTGTTAGCTGTTAGAACCTCCAGACCGGTCAGAGTTACCCCAAAACTTCTAGAGACATTTCCTTGGTCCACCTAATGGCTGAACCGACCTTAGTCAGCTGAGTTAGGACAGTTATCATGCTCAGGGCTTTTCTCAAAGCTATTCTCACTTAGGTCAACTAAGAACActttttggtgttgtcaataagataatgttgcatccctcttgatgatacagcatacctatactcaagaataaatatataACACTATATCATCCGCTTGAGCTTGTAAGACTTCATTCATGCCATACTTTGATTAATGTTCCCTTGAGGGTTCTCAACATTGCTATCATCTTGAGTACATCCAACTTGAGTTAGTGACTTGGGATTTTCCATCAATCATGGATAGGTATACTTGAATCCTTAAGTCACTCCAATTTATCAACTACATtagattagatgcattgcattgcttccctcggtaaggcTTAGATACGATACTTCGAAACCTCCCagatactagccacttcaccttagcagaACACACATGGTCCAAGCCGTCACTTGaccaaagcttgcttagtccctcgctctagtatctcgcttgatttcttcacctattcttgcCACATTGAGTTTAGTTTtgcttttgacatcaacaatgaatTCCCATTTGAAATCCccttcaaatgcttgttcttgattgataatAGAATATTCTCATGAATTGCAAGCTTCCAATAAAGAGATCAATATGTAACTTATAAGCCTATGTCTCTTTATCATATACCCAAAGTCTTGCAATATCCATTTGTGAATTTTACGTAATGATCCCTTCACTTGTCAAACAAGCTATCACACGGTTTGGAGATTTATAGATCAATCATGACAATATATCCCCAATTTCACTTCACTCTTGCTTATCATTGATCATTCATTTGCATTATGGGATCACATGCTAGCTTGCTATCTTCattgtgagccatataatacaCATTTAACATATGAGACAATATTACATCATGATCATGAGAATAAAATCCTAGTCACAACCTTAGGTAAAAAGTTAGTCATTTAATcgttttgtcattcaattcaccaaaacctaCTTAGaggcctagatgcactttcataTAACGATTTAGTGTTATAACCACCTTTGCTCTCATAGTGGCATACAAGGGAATCGCCATCTCATTGTAAACTACTCCTGAGACAATCTCTCAACTAACTCGTATCTAGTAGAAGCTGTTCAGAGAAATTTCTTCTTAACCTCTATCCCATCCCAAACCTCCAACAAGGGACTCCAATTTGATTGCAAATACAGAAATGTTCACAAAACTAGATTGCTAAAGGAGCAGTTCCAAGTATCCCAGCACCCACTTTCATCTATAACCATATTTCAAAGCCTTTGCTTCCCACATCACACCTTTACAGAAAGTGGAAGGTTAGAGTGCGACAGACAGAAAATTTATTTACatttctattatattttctgtTTGATAATGGCATGTCATACTTTTCCTTCATACAGGAGAAACCTCTTGATCCACGATAAGTTTAAATTTTTCAGGTCAGGGACTCCAGCCCTCCATGTTCTTTCGATATGCTAACCATCCGCCAGTTAGCCAAATGGATTGTTCTCTTCAATAAATTGCAATTTAGAAAGCAGTCAGTatatttcaataaatttgtACAAGTACAGTATCTAGGATGCTTTCCTAGTTTTCTCATCGCGATTTGGTGTTTGCCTTGGGTCATTATTCGCCTACTGACTATTGGTACCCAAAGAGATAGACAAGTCACTAGTAACATATTCTTTATGAACTCAAAAGATTTTCTTTATAGCCACAAATGACAAATCTGGTAGCAGCGTGGGTTTGCTAGGCATATCATTCACGGAAAAACGTTTAGATTTTTTAGAAACAATATCCATATCTAGTAACTTCAAATTTCCTCTTATTGAAGTGGTACCTTTTTTACATACCTAGCCGATGCAATATTGTAACACTACAAGTTATCTTTGCTTTGCGGAAACAACAATGACAAGTTATCGCACATTCCTCAAGTGTTGTGTGTGCCCATGCACGAGTCTTCTTAAAAATTTTCATTCTCGCCTTGAATGAACTATTGATGTCACATGAAGAATGCCGTGTTTAGAAGCTACTATATCCCATTCATTGTACGGAAAATTCGTTTACCCCCTATTTAAAAATGGAagtctgttttagttttatcttaAATCGGACTATTAAGCTTCAATCAAGTTGATGAGTTTATTACATTAAATACACTTTAAAATATACCAGAAAACTAAAACATGCCAATCTTACAGTGTACACGGCAGTTGTGGGTGGGAAGGTCCGAAACTTTATTTTCGCTGCGCCCAAAAGGTGGAATAACACCATCGACGAGAGGAGTACGAGGACCGATGGAGACCGTGACGAACTGACGAGCAACAAGGCCACAACGGCGGAGACCACCGGAGGGCCGGAGCCCAATTTCCACGGCAAAGGAGGGACGGTCTCGTGAAAAACGGCGAGGATAAACCGGTGGCGGAATGTGGGGTCACGTGGCGCGGAACACGTGGGGAGGAGCGCGTCGCCGCGAGGGACGGAGAGGCGGCGTACGATGTTTGCCCTGCACCCGCCGCTCGGCAATCGCGGCAGCTCTGACTTTCTCCGGACCCGGCTGACGGCGAcggctgctctctctctctctctctctctggattTTGCTCTTGCGGAAAAGAATTTCCCATCTTCTTCTGTTCAttcctcttttctccttttgcgAGAATCCCACCTTCTTCTGCGTATTTAACTTGCATATAAGAAAGAAGAAGTTTCAGAGACGCATTCGTTTATTTTTTTGGGCTTGGAAAATTCGGCTTTCTGACCGCATCTGGTTCAACACTTGTTGGTCAATGTTTATGATAGTGATTTGTGATTTAGTGGAACTTGCGGGAGTAGGGCAGTGAGAAGATATTTTTATGCCCTGTTCATGGTACGCTCGTCCGGTCAAAGATATTATTTTCAGGAATAAACGTAACCCTTCTCCACTGCAGGTTGGATTTGGTTGCTGTGGCATCGTTACTTTTGGTGCAGACGGTCAAGAAGTTCTTTACCTTGGTACATGAGTGGCGGTCTAGTCTATGGATCGACTGTCATTAAAGTGTTTTGGATTTTCTCTCTTCTTATTAGGCTGTGTGCATCCCGCTATGCATCAAGACATTGTCACGTAAGACCTTAAAATTTAATAAAAACTTTCTTTATCGAAAAAAACCACCGGGCAATCGAGCTCTCCCATGTGTCGCAATGGCAATACACGAAAGCTACGCAGTTCATGAGTCATGACCTGCCAAAAAGGATAAAAAGAAATACACCCAACTGTGTTAATTCGCCGGGTGACCGAAATGTCAACCACTCCAATACACGTGGGTACCCGAGGGTCCATATTTACAGCCACCGTATGTGACGGTTGCACCAAACCAAGTCCCATCCATACACTGATTTTCATCTGATTTGATCAATTGATGCTGCCTCGGTGGGTGGTTACCGAATCGCACCCCCCACAACATTCTTCGCATCACATAAACAGTGCTCGCTCTGGGTGCTGCTACAGGCGGTCAAATCAGCTCATGTACATGCAGTGTCATCAGCAAAGAAAAATCTTGGCGCCCGAACAAGCGACTCGGTTTTCAGCGCCACGCTGATAGAACGGCTTGACGTGCCGTGCCATCGTCACCATTTCAACAGACCAACCAAGAGATGTAGGAGCCTGCCCAGACAGGAACAACGAAGGCACCATCGTCTCAAACGCAAGTAAAACAAACATAAGCATCACAAGGGGAACTGGACGAGGCCAACAGTCTTTATGTTAGTGACCAGCAGAACTACCAGACAAAAATCACTCCAATCTAGTGGTCTCCACAGTTCCTGGGTGCAACTGCAAATGCAAGGTGGAAAGAATTACACGGTGTCTGTCTATAATGCCCTATTCACATTTCAGGGTACAATCGACGGCGCAAAAAGTCCTACGAGGATTATTACAACATTTACTGTGTCAGAGAACATCTATTGCTTGGGTGCTCCTGGTGGATTCGACTTGTTAGCAGCACCACTCGCGGCTGCGCCAGCCTGGCTGCTGGACGGTACATTTGCTGCACTGTTAGAACCATTCACCGCCACACTAACCTGGCTGCTGGACTGGGGATTCGCCGCCCTGTTAGCGCCATTCACCACCACACTAGCCTGTCTGCTGGACTGTGGATTGGCCACCCTGTTAGCACCATTCACCGCCGCGCTAGCCTGGCCGCTAGATGGTGGATTCGCCTTGCTACCAACATTCACCACCACGCTAGCCTGGCCGCTGGATGGTGGATTCGCCTTGCCACCAACATTCACCACCATGCTAGCCTGGCCGCTGGATGGTGGATTCGCCTTGCTACCAATATTCACCACCGCGCTAGCCTGGGCGCTGCTGGGTGGCGGGTTTGCCTTGCTAGCACCATTCACAGCCACGCTAGCCTGGCTACTTGCCGGTACTCCAGAGCCAGCCACAGCAGTGCTGGGCTGCATCGCTTGGTTGCCTTTTATGTTCACGGCATGCTTCTTCAGGGGAGGAGCTTGGACaccagcaggagcaggagtagCTGCCTTCCTTACTAGTGTCTTATTCGGCGCATTGGCATTGACTGTGCCAACAATGCCACGTGGGGTGCCTGCTGGGACCGGGTTCACTAAATGTGGGACAGGAGTTTTGATTCTCTTTACGGTTGCTGGAGCTGCAGCTGATACAGGGTTGCCTTTCCCTACCGTGGGCACCAGTTTCACTTGCTTCTTCTGGCTGCCAGCAAGGCCTTGGGCCTGCGAAGCACTTCCTCCAGTCTTGCTTTTATCCAGATGATCTGTGTTTACTCCTCCTTGAGAAGCAACAAATTGATCAAACTCAAGCATGTCTTTATCCTTGGGATCTACCATCTCAACCTTGGGATTTAATGCATCTGGCTGCTTTGCCTTGGGATCTGCATTTTCTGGCTGCTTTGCCTTGGGATCCGCAGTTTCTGGCTGCTTTGCCTTGGGATCCACAGTTTCCGGCTGCTTTGCCCTCTGACTGACAATTTCAGCTTGCTGATTTGCCTTCTGATCGACAATTTCTGGCTGCTTTGCCTTGAGATCTACAGTTTCTGGCTGCATTGCATCTTCAGGGAACAAGTCATCTATAGTGATAACACAAAATGTAGAGTCATCCTCCTTTTCCTCAATGTCGCATGAACCAGGAACTGGTGTGGTACTCAATGCTTTCTTAGTTTCCAATGAATGTGCCCCATCAGATGGCCCTGGAGGATTAACTACGGCAACCTCTGAAGCACCATGACCTTGCTCAGTTGCATGTGTGGTCAAAACTGAAGGACCAGATTTATGGGCGCTAGTGCTTAGAGGTTCTAGATGCTGAGTGCTGCCAGGTTGTGTACCAGGTTCAACAACCACACTCGGTGCTTTAGGGCCTGCAGAAGATTTTGAAGATCCTGTTACTTGAGATCTTATGTTCTGCGTGACTTTTAAGAAGTCTGCGGCCGCTTCAGCTGGGGCAAGTCGTCCACCAGCAGCAAAAGCTGCTTCTTTTATTGAGGAAGGACCAACAGGAGGATTTGGTTGGGCAGGTTGCTTCTTACGAGCCTTATTTGAAGCATTTGCCAATTTTGGAGGTGCACGTTGGACAGGTGCTTGTTGCCCCTGAGGAAGTGGTGAATTGACTTGTACTTTCACAGGCAAAGGCACAGGAACTGGCACTGGGACCGGCACTGGGACCGGAAGCGCCAGTGCTGGTGAAGGGGCTGCTGCGGGTCTTACTTCAGGTATCTTAGGAGCAAACACTGCAGACTTATGCTGAATGCCTTGTTGATAGGCTCCTGCATGTACAATTTAAGTAAGAACCACAAGGCCGGGACTATAAACAAAGCTACAGAACAATGCTTGAGTTTGATAGTACAGCATTGAGACACTATTCTGAAAAAACAGGTTTCTTGGCAAAGCATCAAAATTCTGTAAATACCTGGCCTTAGCATAGATGATCTACGGATAGGACCAACAGCCATCGAAAGTGCCTTGAGAGCATCCTTTCTTTCCTCCGAGCTAGCGACAGTGCCATGCTTAGTGCTAGCAGGCTTGGTTGATCCTCCTGGACGCTTGCAAATTAGCGCCCATCTCTGAAAAGAACAGTATATATATTAACCTTTTTACATACTCTAATGGTAGATGTCTACTGCATTAGGACAATAGGAATTCTCAAGGCGTCACCATTATCAAGTTCATAACTCTAAAATTCATCAAAGAAGAGGAGGACAATACGCTCTAGGATATAAAAGGGCAGGGAAAGTTTTGATGGCGGGTCTGGGATTGGGAACCCTGGTGTAAAAGGGGTGTTCTTCGATAAATCACCAGATGCATGCATATGTGCCCATCTAAGCATATTCAAGAAGTATGTAACCTGGCTTCATGAATATGATTCCTAACACATGTAAATATGGATGAGGTATGAAAGAATAGTGGACACTAGTATCACACAACTAACAAGGTGAACACAAATATTACCTGAGACAACTGATCAGGGGTTCTATCAAATTTACACTTATTGGAAATATAATCCCAATTTCCTTCACCAAACTTCTGTACACCAGCTGCTAGATCTGCATCCTCCTCTTTAGACCATGCTTTaggcttctttttctttttagaagGTCCATTTGGATCCAAAGAACCAGGAGAGGGCCCTAAATGGGATGCCTGTTTTGAGTTGGAAACAGGACCTGTAACGTTTGTTATACGGTGACCCTGAGCAAGCTGTTTCTCAGATGGAACCCGCACTATCTTTTCATTTGGGGAGTTCAGCACAGGAGCATCCAAATTAACACGTTGACCAGATGCTTGCTCACGTGAAGATCCGGATATTAGTGCCTGCAATTTGTATTAAATGATCAAGTGCCATTGTAAGTACCTAAGGTAACAAGAAATTAAGAGTGCAGATGACGGAACAAAACATGATTGCTCAATACTTAAAATCGCAAAACAAACAAAAGACTACTAACGGATCTTGAGTTTATGTGATTCTTTCCAGCACCACACTGCCATACAAGGAAACCACTTTTTTCGATAAACCAAACACAATGGTTGTTTCATGTCGTTGTGCAGAGACTACTGGTTACAGAGGTTGACGCTTTCAAGTTAATGGAACATTGGAACTTAAATCGAGTGAGATTGCTGAGGCATTCTTTGAGACCCATTTTgtaaattaataaataaaatggAAGCCCATGCATACTGAAAAGGAGAAGCAAAACCCACAGAGCTATCACAAGAACTCAATTTTTATTGACAAAAAACTtgcaatttttctttttataccaaacaaacaaatacaGGGGACGCTTGGATCCCTTGCTGCTCCTTGCCTTGCCTGACTGGGTAAGAAAACTAGCGTTTGGTTTCTCATCGAGCTCCCCTCGGGGATTGCGCTGGCAAGCTTTCGGCTCGCTCCTGAGGGAGAGCGATTGTCGCTCGCCTGGGCTGGCAAGGCGAGGCTCACTCGCGCGGGTGAGGCGAGGCAACACTCGCCCAGGAACTGAGCACGCCCATATTTAATTGTGGTCTGATTGCTAGTGAAATAAACTGGAGCTTTACCTTCCAGTTGGTAACAAGGCATCAATCATAATCAAGCATTTCAATGGTCAGCGTTGTGTATCAGTCATAATGTTGGACAGACTCAAACTAGGAGTTATATGTTTGTGTACTATCTGAAATACTAAATACAAGTCAGAATAACTATTGAGTCATCCAAAGAGGCTGAAGCATCAGGCCAGATCATTTGGCCTTTTAGTAGGTATATGTAACAGCACTAACCTAGCTAGCCCAATCTGCATCCCACCTGCCACCTGACCTTGCTCCTTTCACAGGCTCACATCCCATGCCAAGCACACACCCACATGTGTTGCAAGGAGTACAATCCTCCTGCCCTGCTCCTCACGCACACACCCACATGACTGAGTCTGATGTGCACCTCCGCTCGTGACTGCCTCTCATGGGATGCAATCCTGCCGTATATCTGGCTGCCAGGCATCACTGCCAACTACTGGGCATCAGTGACCAGCGCATTCCACTCTGGTCAACAGACTCCAGTCCAATTCAACTACCACAAAGCCACCTCTAGACTTCAGATTTGTTCTTGatatttgaatttcaaaatcCTGCATTTAGTTTGATGGCAATCAAGTGGGGCTTCTAGATAGATTGTAGTAAAAGATCTGCTCGAGCAAGCCAATCATTATAGCGCAAACTCTTTATGAACTGAATACTTGATCATGGTAAGGTAAATAAGGCAAAGACAAATGGCAATCCAAATGTTAAGCAAAACGCTCATCCTGGACATTTTGCAGCAGCAAATTCAATGAAAAAAGTAGAACCAAACAGGGTTTGGCATCTTAGATTCAAAAAATGGCCTTCCTACTGTATGCTTTCtccaaaatatatatatgatacCTTGGCTAATGCAGAGGCCTCAGATAAAGCTTCCTTGCTCGGGTTGGGAACTGGTTCAGGCTCCAATTCCAGGTCACTGTCATCGCCCTACCATTGTCAAGCAGGTGAACATATAAGAACCATAGGAAAGGAACAACGAAAAGTGGAGCAAACTGAATTCCTGTATGTGCTACCTTAAAATCCTAACAATCCCTGCTACAAGAATCCTAGCTACACGGGCACCTTTACGAGCCAATCGAAAGGGGCAGCCGAATCTAATATGCTTGGGGGAACGGGTACGGTTACGAACCAGAGGCTGGTCGCCGGCGTCGACGGTCTCGTCGAGGTCGTGGTTGTACGCGAAGTGGCGCCAGAGCATCTGGTATTCGCGCGCGGAGGTGATCCCCGTGGCCGATTTCCCCACCACCGCCTTCCAGTCGATGCGCCTGCCGCCCTCCGCGTGCTGCGCCACCTCCTGCAGCGCCGTCAGGATCGTCCCAGGCGCGTACCTGCGGAGGGAAGAAGGATTGCAAGCCGGCGGGGTGAGATAAAACCCTAGGCCACAGCGAGCCGCCCGGAGGGGGAGCGGGAgagggccgaggaggaggaggcggcggcggcggagggaggacggACGGACctgtggaggaggaggtagaCGTCGTCCTCGGAGAGGGGGCGCTTCCGCTTCCCcttccccgcccccgccgccggcgccgccgcagccgccatcCCCGACAGGTCGGCGCTTggtggggctgctgctgttctgTTCCTTTTCTCCTCACTCCCGTTTTAATTTGTTTTTGGATTAGTTAAGATTCAGCGCAAAGACATGGGGCAGTCGTTACTCGTTAGCGAGGAAATATTCATTCATGAGCATCTTCTTTGTTGGaaagaaaaagaggaaaaaggaaataCCCGTGGGCTTTTTTGGTAGCCGGAGGGCGGACTGAGCGGCCCATATGACGCTCAGGCCTCTCTTTGACCTCCAATTACAAGTTTGCTTCTCTTTCTTTCAATTTCACACAATTTCCCTTGTTTTCACAGAGTCAACGCACTATCacccctgatttttttttgcctatTTTGATGGTGAAAAGTGGCAAAACCAGGGAGGCAAATGATGTGTTGACTTGACCAAAGCAGCGGCAATGGTGCAAGGTTCAAATAAGGAGGGTAAACGCAGAGTTAGATATTAGAGTTAGGACATAATTGCGAATGGTCCAACTCTCCAAAATTGCAAGCTACCTATAGGTGTTTAAACATGGTTAactatcttttttaaaaaaattaatataatGAACAGTCACGCATATGCATACATACTCAATATGCACATCGTACCCCAAGTGCAACTTTGAGAGACTGTGCTATAGATATTGAAATTGTCCGTCTCACTGTCGATGGGTATTTTATTTACCACTAAAAAAATATCAACATTTAATTAGCACTTGCACAAGCATCTAGACCCTCCATTCTCCAATGCAAAGCAAATGCTACACCGACTTTATCTTTTTACCAACCAGCTCTAGTCTGGTTATGTCCTTTGCACTTTAGCACATATCTTGTTTAGTTCTTACCCTTCCCCTGACTATTCTAACTCGCCCTCTTAGACAAAGCAAGAAAATCATGCAAAGTAAAGCTAATGTTTTTCTGGTCTCCCATGCACCGTAACTTCTAAGCATTCTACGTCGAAAACAATGAACAATTCCTTAGTTAACGGAAGTTGACAGGTAAATAAATCCTTAACcaatctaatcggctatatataTGGATATATTAACATAAAAAAGGATATGGAGATGATCATGTCTTATACCATGTATTAAATAAAATTTAAGGAGAACTTTGACACCAAACGGTTCCATAGTGTAGTGGTTAGCACTCCAGACTTTGAATCTGGCGACCTGGGTTCGAATCCCGGTGGgaccttttttattttgatttttcaaaTATTcagttcttcaacggttgacaCTTCTATAATGCTCCAGCTAAAAACGATGTCCTGGCGTATTGTAGTTTCGTCATTTACGATTTTTTTCCTTCGGTCTCGACGGATGTTCTAGTGCTGGATGGTCTTCTGCACCGAAAGTTCCCTTCAAATGGTAACTGTCATCTGGCTAACCATTGTATGCACGTGTGGGGTTGTGGTAGTCAGTTTCTGATCCTTCGTTGCATTGTGAGGAGGGATGGCAGTCAGCATCTTTATCATGCTAGTTCTTGCAGGGAAGAATGtcttttcagcaatatttgGTGATCGATCGTTTGAGAAAGATTAGCCAGCGGTCATGCATGCCGAAGGACTCATATTGAAGGATTAGCCGAACGAAGCTCAGGATTAGAATGCAACCGGCATCTCCATGGTGTATGTTCTCGCTAGACACTCGAAGATGCTTTTCCGATTAACACATTTTAGCTGTCACCAGCATAGTTTACCTCGACAATTAACATTGTGAGAGGGGCTCACAGGTTGTACTCTTGATTCGCGTTGATATGACTTCATGTGTAAAGAGCATTAGCAAGCAATATCATGATTTAGGAGACACGTATAACAAGGAGACtagcaaccaaagcatgagttGACACCATCCAAGATCTACGTGGAAAGACGCGCAACTACGagatgccgccgcaggcgaACGCCGTGGCCCTTCCCTCCGCGGTTCTGCCGCCGAgcaggaggacaaggacgcccaCGCACAGGGGGAAGTTGATGGCCAGGACAGGGACCTGGAGGCCTCGCGGGAGGAGACCGCGGCCCGCGCCACCAGCCGCGCGTCCGCGCTCTCAAGGCCCGCTGCCGCCACTGCTCCGTGTGGGCGTCGAAGGTGCCGGCCCTCAGCGCCCCCACGACGGCCTCAGCCGTCTGCGAGGACTCGATCATCAGGTCAAATCCAGGTGTCCACTCAATCCTGGGGCATAGTGGTCTGTACTCTGTAGCATTTGCCTGTATACCATGCATTCACCGGGGCGA
Proteins encoded in this window:
- the LOC117857436 gene encoding uncharacterized protein — protein: MAAAAAPAAGAGKGKRKRPLSEDDVYLLLHRYAPGTILTALQEVAQHAEGGRRIDWKAVVGKSATGITSAREYQMLWRHFAYNHDLDETVDAGDQPLGDDSDLELEPEPVPNPSKEALSEASALAKALISGSSREQASGQRVNLDAPVLNSPNEKIVRVPSEKQLAQGHRITNVTGPVSNSKQASHLGPSPGSLDPNGPSKKKKKPKAWSKEEDADLAAGVQKFGEGNWDYISNKCKFDRTPDQLSQRWALICKRPGGSTKPASTKHGTVASSEERKDALKALSMAVGPIRRSSMLRPGAYQQGIQHKSAVFAPKIPEVRPAAAPSPALALPVPVPVPVPVPVPLPVKVQVNSPLPQGQQAPVQRAPPKLANASNKARKKQPAQPNPPVGPSSIKEAAFAAGGRLAPAEAAADFLKVTQNIRSQVTGSSKSSAGPKAPSVVVEPGTQPGSTQHLEPLSTSAHKSGPSVLTTHATEQGHGASEVAVVNPPGPSDGAHSLETKKALSTTPVPGSCDIEEKEDDSTFCVITIDDLFPEDAMQPETVDLKAKQPEIVDQKANQQAEIVSQRAKQPETVDPKAKQPETADPKAKQPENADPKAKQPDALNPKVEMVDPKDKDMLEFDQFVASQGGVNTDHLDKSKTGGSASQAQGLAGSQKKQVKLVPTVGKGNPVSAAAPATVKRIKTPVPHLVNPVPAGTPRGIVGTVNANAPNKTLVRKAATPAPAGVQAPPLKKHAVNIKGNQAMQPSTAVAGSGVPASSQASVAVNGASKANPPPSSAQASAVVNIGSKANPPSSGQASMVVNVGGKANPPSSGQASVVVNVGSKANPPSSGQASAAVNGANRVANPQSSRQASVVVNGANRAANPQSSSQVSVAVNGSNSAANVPSSSQAGAAASGAANKSNPPGAPKQ